GCCTGGGTGCAGGTCAAGGACCAGAAGCTGGCGCCGCCGCAGGTCTCCGCGGAGGTGCTCAAGAAGATGAAGAAGACCGCCGAGGACTATCTCGGCGAGAAGGTCACCGAGGCCGTCATCACGGTTCCGGCCTACTTCAACGACTCGCAGCGCCAGGCCACCAAGGATGCGGGCAAGATCGCCGGCCTCGAGGTCAAGCGCATCATCAACGAGCCGACCGCGGCAGCGCTGGCCTACGGGCTCGACAAGCAGGGTGGCGACAAGAAGGTCGCGGTCTATGACCTCGGCGGTGGCACCTTCGACATCTCCATCATCGAGATCGCGGATGTCGACGGTGACAAGCAGTTCGAGGTGCACGCCACCAACGGCGATACCTTCCTCGGCGGCGAGGACTTCGACAACCGCGTCATCGACTGGATCGCCGACGAGTTCAACAAGGAGCAGGGCATCGACCTGCGCAAGGACCCGCTCGCCAAGCAGCGCCTCAAGGAGGCCGCCGAGAAGGCCAAGATCGAGCTGTCGTCCACCACGCAGACCGAGATCAACCTGCCCTACGTCACCGCCGACCAGTCGGGGCCGAAGCATCTCAACCTCAAGCTCACCCGGGCCAAGCTCGAGGCGCTGGTCGAGGATCTGGTGGCGCGCGCCATCGAGCCGTGCAAGACCGCGCTCAAGGATGCCGGCATGAAGGCGTCGGACATCGACGAGGTGATCCTGGTCGGCGGCCAGACGCGCATGCCGAAGGTGCAGGAGGCGGTCAAGGAGTTCTTCGGCCGCGAGCCGCGTCGCGACGTCAACCCGGACGAGGCCGTCGCCGTGGGCGCTGCGCTGCAGGGCTCCGTGCTGTCGGGTGATCGCAGCGACGTGCTGCTGCTCGACGTCACGCCGCTGTCGCTGGGCATCGAGACCCTGGGCGGTCGCATGACCAAGCTCATCGAGAAGAACACCACCATTCCGACCCGGAAGCAGGAAACCTTCTCGACCGCCGACGACAACCAGACCGCGGTGACCATCCAGGTCTACCAGGGCGAGCGCGAGCAGGCATCCGCGAACAAGCTGCTCGGCCGCTTCGATCTCGCCGACATTCCGCCGGCGCCGCGCGGCATGCCGCAGATCGAGGTCACCTTCGACATCGACGCCAACGGCATCCTCAATGTCTCGGCCAAGGACAAGGCCACCGGCAAGGAACAGTCCATCGAGATCAAGGCCAGCTCGGGTCTCTCCGAGGACGAGGTCGAGCAGATGGTCAAGGACGCCGAGGCGCACGCCGAGGAGGACAAGAAGTTCGCCGACCTGGTCAACGCCCGCAATCAGGGCGACGCCATGATCCACGGCGTCGAGAAGTCGCTCAGCGATCTCGGCGACGAGGTCGAGGCGGGCGAGAAGGAGGACATCGAGTCCAAGATCTCGGCGCTGCGCGAGGCGCTCAAGGGTGATGACAAGGACGCCATCGAGAGCGCCACCCAGGCACTCGCCGAGGCTTCCGCCAAGCTCGCCGAGCGCGCCTACGCCAAGAGCGCGGGCGATGCCGAGGGTGGTGCCGAGAGCGGCCAGGCTGAGAGCGGCAAGTCCGACGACGACGTGGTCGATGCCGAGTTCACCGAGGTCAAGGACGACGAGTCCAAGAAGTAAGGCGATGGGTCCCGGCCGCGCACCGCGCGGCCGGGAACGCCCGCCGCAGAAACGCCACGCCCGCTCGCCGGGCGTTTCGCGTTTGAGCGGCGGGCTCAGCAAGCAGGGAGCAGCATGAGCCAGCGCGACTACTACGAGGTGCTCGGCGTCGCCAGGGACGCCTCGGACGACGACATCAAGAAGGCCTACCGGCGTCTCGCCATGAAGTAC
The sequence above is drawn from the Algiphilus sp. genome and encodes:
- the dnaK gene encoding molecular chaperone DnaK, giving the protein MSRTIGIDLGTTNSCVAVFEGNNAKVIENAEGERTTPSVVAYTDDGQILVGRPAKRQAITNPANTLYAIKRLIGRGYDDPVTKKDIDMVPYQIVKADNGDAWVQVKDQKLAPPQVSAEVLKKMKKTAEDYLGEKVTEAVITVPAYFNDSQRQATKDAGKIAGLEVKRIINEPTAAALAYGLDKQGGDKKVAVYDLGGGTFDISIIEIADVDGDKQFEVHATNGDTFLGGEDFDNRVIDWIADEFNKEQGIDLRKDPLAKQRLKEAAEKAKIELSSTTQTEINLPYVTADQSGPKHLNLKLTRAKLEALVEDLVARAIEPCKTALKDAGMKASDIDEVILVGGQTRMPKVQEAVKEFFGREPRRDVNPDEAVAVGAALQGSVLSGDRSDVLLLDVTPLSLGIETLGGRMTKLIEKNTTIPTRKQETFSTADDNQTAVTIQVYQGEREQASANKLLGRFDLADIPPAPRGMPQIEVTFDIDANGILNVSAKDKATGKEQSIEIKASSGLSEDEVEQMVKDAEAHAEEDKKFADLVNARNQGDAMIHGVEKSLSDLGDEVEAGEKEDIESKISALREALKGDDKDAIESATQALAEASAKLAERAYAKSAGDAEGGAESGQAESGKSDDDVVDAEFTEVKDDESKK